GTGGGCAGCGCCTGCCCCTCCGCCGGAACCGGCGGAGGAAGACGCGGGAACAGGGCCGCCCGGGAGGGTTCCCGGGGGAGAGTTTTCGGGCCCACCGGTGGCGTCGGCGCCGGATCCGACCGCGTCGGAAGACCCGGCCGACACTGTCGGAGCGGTCGCGACGAATGCTGCGCCGGCGAGCACCCGGGACGACGCCGAGAACGGCGCCGGTCCGGGCGCGGCCCCATCTCCGTGGGCGACCGTGGTGGCGCCGGGCGTCGAGGGCTCCACGACCACTCCGGTACCCGGTGCGGGATCGGGTGTCGTCGGGTCCAGGGCGTCGAGCACGGGCGGGACGGTCGAATCCACCACGCCGCCGAGAACGGCTGTGGTGTCGTCGACGACGTCGACCAGGTCGTCGACGGTGGTGATCACGCCGAGATCGGTGACGAGTCCTCCGACGAGCGGAAGGCCGGCGACGGTGGCGAGGAGTGGATCGGTGATCTGCGAGACCGGTGCGTCGGAGAGCACCGCCGTGACGGGGGCGACCATGTCGTGCGCCGTCTCCGTGACCGCCTGCACGACGGGCGCTGTCACGGTGCCGACGACCGGAGTCGCGGCGACCGTCTCCGTGACGGTCTCGACGACCGCCGGTGCGGTCTGCTGCACGGGGGCGACGACCTTGGTGACGACGGGTGCGACGGCCTTGGTGACGACCGGCGCGACCACCTTTGTGACGACCGGAGCGACAACCTCCGTGACGACCGGCTTCACGGGAGCTGTCACGCTCGACACGGTGTCGCCGACGAGCGAGGTGAGTCCGTCGAGTGGGCCATCGTCGCGGTCGTCCGCATGCGCGGACCCGCCTCCGAGGAAGACGGCGAGAGTCGCCCAGGCGAGCACTCCCAGGGCACCCCAGAGGACGGCGGCTGGAACGCCGCGTCGGGTGGCCCGAACGTCCACGTCGACCTCCCCCTCCGAAGGCAACGTCACCTCGGCGCAGATGCGTCGATTGCGGGTGACGATACTCGCGTCCCGACCGTCTGTCTAGGGGGTATCCGCGAGTTTCCGCCGATGTCGGCCCGTGACGCGCCCGACGAAATCTCGGCTTGACTTTCCCCAGGTTCTACACATCCCATCCCCGACGGGGCCAACCTTCAACGCCCGATTTAAACTGATTCTCATCCACAGGGTGGGGAAACAGGAAAACCCAGCTCAAGCGCGATAAAAAAGTTTGAAGTCGGAGCACTCCACGGGGTTATCCACACCTGTTGTGCACAGACACTCCGACTTTGTCCGCACGCTTTCCACATGGTTATCCACAGGCCGTGTTGCATGGGGAAAGAGTCGCTCGTAGCGTGAGCGAGCGACCGAATGTCGGAGGCACCTGTTTCGCTGTGCAGGACGGCGTGACGGTCGAGGATCAGATGGCTCAGCCGTCGAGACGCCTCATCAGGGCATCGCATCGGAAACGTCGCATCGAAGGGAAGACTGTGTCGATCGCCGACATCTCAGAGGAGCGCATGGGCTCGTCGCGCGGGCCGGAGCGCACGCCTCCCCACGACCTTCTCGCCGAGCAGAGTGCTCTGGGCGGAATGCTCCTATCGAAGGACGCGGTCGCCGATGTGATCGAGACGCTGAAGGGCGCCGACTTCTACATCCCGAAGCACGAGTTGATCTTCGAGGCCATCCTCTCGTTGTACTCGCACGGCGAGCCCACCGATGTCGTGGCCGTCACCGACGAGCTCATCAAGACGGGCGAGCTCGGTCGCGCCGGCGGTGCCGACTACCTCCACACCCTGACCTCGATCGTCCCCACCGCGGCGAATGCGGGCTACTACGCCGGCATCGTCTCGGAGCGAGCGATCCTGCGCCGACTCGTCGACGCAGGCACCCGCATCGTGCAGCTGGGCTACGCGGGCGAGGGTGACGCGACCGACCTCGTCAACAACGCGCAGGCCGAGATCTACTCGATCACCGGATCCGAGACCGCGGAAGACTACGTCCCCCTGCAGATCGCCGTCGATGCCGCGCTCGAAGAGATCGAGGCAGCGAGCGGTCGTGACGGTTCGATGACCGGTGTCCCGACCGGCTTCAAGGAACTCGACGAACTCACGAACGGTCTGCACGGCGGTCAGATGATCGTCGTCGCCGCGCGACCCGCCATGGGTAAGTCGACGCTGGCGCTCGACTTCGCGCGTGCGGCCTCCATCGGCCATGACCTTCCTTCCGTCTTCTTCTCCCTCGAGATGGGCAAGAGCGAGATCGCGATGCGCCTGCTCAGCGCCGAGGGTGCGATCCCACTGCAGAACATGCGCAAGGGAAACCTCGACCCCCGCGACTGGACCACGGTCGCCGCGACCCGCGGACGCATCAACGACGCGCCGCTCTACATCGACGACAGCCCCAACATGACGCTCGTCGAGATCCGCGCCAAGTGCCGTCGCCTCAAGCAGCGCGAGGGGCTGCGCATGGTCATCATCGACTACCTGCAGCTGATGACGTCGGGCAAGCGCGTCGAGTCGCGACAGCAGGAGGTCTCGGAGTTCTCGCGAAGCCTGAAGCTCATCGCCAAAGAACTCCAGGTTCCGGTCATCGCCCTGTCGCAACTGAACCGTGGCCCCGAGCAGCGCACCGACAAGAAGCCCGCGATCAGCGACCTGCGAGAGTCGGGCTCCATCGAGCAGGACGCCGACATGGTCATCCTGCTGCACCGCGACTCCGTCTACGACAAAGACGTGCGACCCGGTGAAGCTGACCTGATCGTCGCCAAGCACCGCAACGGCCCGACCGCCACGATCACCGTCGCGTTCCAGGGGCACTACTCACGCTTCGCCGACATGGCTCCCGGCGGCGACTTCAACTGACGCCCCGGCGCGCAGGGCGACATCCCGGCGCTGTGCAGGCTCGACGGGCTCAGAGCAGGGCGACGAGTTCCTCGACGGCGACGGCGTACCCTCTCACTCCCTGCCCGACGACGCGGACGGCTGCGAGGTCGTGGAGGTAGGAGAAGCGGCGGAAGGGTTCTCGATGGTCCAGGTCTGTGACGTGCACCTCCGCGAACGGGAGTGCCACAGCGGAGAGCGCATCCCGAAGTGACACGGAACTGTGGGTCAGGCCGCCGGGGTTGATGACGATGCCGGCGACTCGGTTCCGCGCCGCGTGGATCGCGTCGATGAGGACGCCTTCGTGATTGCTCTGGACGGTCTCGATGTCGTAGCCGAGTGCTCGTGCCGTGGCTGCGGCGATCCGCGCGACGTCGTCGAGGGTCTCGGTACCATACAGCTCTGGTTCCCTGAGGCCCAGCTGGTTCAGGTTCGGGCCGTTCAGCAGGAGCAGGCGTCGGTCGGGGGAAGCGAGAGGATTCGTCGTCGACACCGGCGACTACTCCGTCGGTGCGGTCGCCCACGACACGACAACGTCGCCGATCATCTGGCGGAGGTGGTCGCGACGGCCGGGCGAGTGCAGGTCGGTGTCGAAGAGATACTCGAAAGTGTGCTGATTCGCGATCTGGAAGACGCAGTAGGAGCTGATCAGCAGATGCACGTCGAGTGCATCGATGTCACGGCGGAAGAGGGCGCGTTCATGCCCCCGTCTGAGGATGTCGTCGAGCAGTTCGAGGGCCGGTGCGTTGAGCTCGCGGAGGGAGTCCACCTGCGTGACGAAACGTCCGTAGTGGATGTTCTCCACGGCGACGAGGCGGACGAAGTCCCGGTGCTCCAGGTGGTGATCGTAGGTCAGCTCCGCAATCTGGCGGAGGGCGGCGACCGGCTCGAGTCCATCAACGTGCAGTCGCTGTTCGGCTTCGCGGATCTCGCGGTAGGAGTTCTCCAGGACGGCGAGGTACAGCTGCTCCTTGCTCCCGAAGTAGTAGTAGATCATGCGCTTGGTGGTGCTGCTCCGCTGCGCGATGTCATCGACTGTCGTTCCGGAATATCCCGTTTGTGCGAAGGCCGCTGTCGCCTCGGCGAGGAGTTCGGCCCGCGTCCGCTCGGCGTCGCGATGCCGCACCACTCGTTCGCTCACATGGCTATCCTGCCCTGCGGTCTTCTTGAGCCACAAGCCGGACCGGGGTGCTGGCCGCGCCGTATCCGTCGTAGGCACCGCGCCGTTCGACGATCTCGAAGAAGACCTTGCCGACGGTCGGGGTGTAGAAGTGCAGAAAGGAGCCATTCGCATCACGGTCATAGAGAAGGTTGAGTTCGCGCAGGAGGTGGAGGAATTCGTCGTCGAGGCCGAAGCGTGCGTGGAGGTCGTCGTAGTAGTTGTCGGGAATCGGGAGCGAGGGCAAGCCCGAGCGTCGCGCACGTTCGGCGGCGGCGATCACGTCATCGACCCGTATCGCGATGTGGCGAGGCTGAAGCGGCGCCGTGGGAGGGGCGAGATTCATGGCGAGGCGGACCGATCCGTCACGCGTGCGCATCACTTGACTGCGCACGAGGCCGTAGGGGCCGGCCAGATCCGCAGACGTCCCCGGGTCGAGCGCGAGAACGCCGATGTTGAACAGGACCGCCTCATCGAACTCATGCCACGGGAGGGCGACGTTGAGGTGATCGATGACGCCGTGGAGAGAGTCGATCTCGGAGGTCTGGCCGCCTTCGAACTCGGCGACCCACGACTCTGCCGTGGACGCGGAACTCCAGTAGATCCCGGTGCCGTCCGGAGCGGAGACGGTCGGTAGCTCGGCGTCACCGGCGCGGGTGCGACGAAACCGCGGTGTCGCGCCGATCGATACGGCATGCCGCTTCGCCGCCTGCGCATCCGTCACCGTGAAGCCGATCCCCTCGATGTGCGGTTCGCCGGCGCGAGGCTCCTCCGACAGCACGATGCTCGCTTCGCCTGCGCGCCAGAGGCGTACGGCCTTCGTGCGGTGTCCGCCCCCGAAGTCGAACCCGAGCTGGTCGAGGATCTGCTCGACCGACGAGAGATCGGAGCCGGAGATCTCGACGAAGTCGACCGCGTGCGGGGGCTGTGGCGGTGCGACCTGCGCGTCCAGCTGTCCGTTCGCACGAACGGTGCTGTTGTACAGCCAACGCAGGGAGCGATGCGCATGCGCGGCTGTTCGGGTCACGTCGGTCTGACGGAAGGTGTCGTTGAACACCTCGAGCGACAGCGGACCGGTGTAGCCGGCGCGCAGGACGTGTGAGAGGAAGGTCGTCAGATCGAACTGTCCCTCGCCGGGGAAGAGACGGTGGTGGCGACTCCATGACAAGACGTCCATGTCGAGTGACGGTGCATCGGCCAGCTGCAGGAAGAACAACTTCGCGGGATCGATGCCCTCGATCCCGGCAGGGTCGTGGCCCCGCGACAGAACGTGGAAGCTGTCGAGACAGACGCCCAGGTTCGCGCGGTCGGCACGCTCGACGATGTTCCACGCGTCCCGGTAGTCATCGACGAACCGCCCCCAGGCCAACGCCTCGTATGCGATCGAGATGCCGTACTCCGCCGCCGCGTCCGCCAGCTGCCCCAGCTGCCGCGCGGCGACCTCGGGGTCGGCGATCGTGGCCGTTCCGACATTGCTGCACACGAGCACCATCGAAGCCCCCAGCCGGCGCATCACCTCGAACTTCGCGCGAGCACGCCGCAGGTTGTCCGCGAACGTCGCGTCATCGACGCCTTCACAGTCACGCAACGGCTGGAAGAGGTCGATCGTCAGTCCCAGACGCGCACACAGCGCGCGGATCTCCTCCGGCGACTCCACGGCCGCGACCAGGTCGGCATCCATGATCTCGACGCCGTCGAAGCCTGCGGCGGCGCAGGCGTGGAGCTTGTCGACGAGGCCCCCGGAGAGGCAGACGGTCGCTATCGAAGTGCGCATGGCGCTCAATGTACCAGACGGTTAATTAGCCCACGGTTGACATGCCGGCCGGTGGGCGTCAAAGTGTACTAACCAGTTAGTCCATTACGAACGGATGCCCCATGATCAGATCCCTCGGCCTCGCGACCGAGCCGGTCCACGCATCGACCGGGGTCCTCATGGGGCTGGTGGGTGAGGGAGTGCTCCCCTCCTTGACGCCCCTGCTGCAGATGGAGGAGGGCAGAGCCCAGGGCCTGAATCTCGTCGATCGAGCAATCGACTTCGATGCGTCGGGGTCGTCGGGGTTCGGCGCGGAGAAGCTCGCCGATGTGCTCGACTGGGCCGAACGTCTGGGATTCAGCGCGCTGAACATCACCTATCCCTGCAAGCAGGCGGTCATTCCTCTCCTCGATTCCCTGGACCCCGTTGCCGCTGCCGTCGGCGCGGTGAACACGGTGCTGTTCACCGCGGACGGACGGGTCGGCCTCAACACGGACACCACCGGGTTCGAGCGGGCTTTTCGCGCGGAACTGGACGATGTCCGGAGAGGGCGAGTCGTTCAGCTCGCTGCCGGCGGCGCGGGGGCGGCCGTCGCCGACGCGCTGATGCGGTTGGGTGCCGAGGAACTGGTCATCGTCGACCTGGACTCGGATCGCGCCCGGAGCCTTGCGAAGTCCGTCTCCGAGAGGCACGGTCGCGCGGCGGTCCCGGCGAGCCCGGATGACCTTGCCGATCTGCTTCGGACAGTCGATGGCATCGTGAACTGCTCGCCGATCGGGATGCACAATCATCCCGGAGCGCCCTTCGACCTCACACTGCTTCACGCGCGGCACTGGGTTGCCGACATCGTGTATCGACCGCTCCACACGGAGCTCCTCCGCGCCGCCGCGGCTGCCGGCTGCCGCACGATGCACGGCGGGCACATGGCGGTCGGTCAGGCGGCCGACACCTTCCACCTGGTCACCGGCCGAGCCCCGGACCTTCCGCGCATGCACCGGCACTTCGAAGAACTCATCGCCGCCCCGTAAGTGATCATCACCATGACAAAGGAGTCAACAACGTGTCGCATCCACCCAGCGCAGCACCCTCTGATGCCCCCGACCTGTCCGTCGACGCGGAAACGGGTCACAAGACCCCCGTCAAGGCGGCTGTCGCGAGCTTCATGGGCAGCGCCGTCGAATACTACGATTTCTTCATCTTCGGCACCGCCGCGGCGCTGATCTTCCCGCACATCTTCTTCCCCGACGGAGACAATGCGGCTCTGGTCATGTCGCTCGCGACGTTCGGGTTCGCCTACATCGCACGTCCGATCGGCGCGGTCATCCTCGGCCACCTGGGGGACAGGCTGGGACGCCAGCGGATCCTGATGTTCACGCTCGTGCTGATGGGCATCTCGACCTTCGTCATCGGATGCCTCCCGACGTTCGCGCAGATCGGTTGGTTCGCGCCGATCCTGCTCGTCCTCTGTCGTTTGATGCAGGGGCTTTCCGCCGCAGGTGAGCAGGCGGGCGCGTCGTCGATGACCCTGGAGCATGCACCCGACGATCGGCGTTCGTTCTTCACCTCCTGGACGCTGTCGGGAACACAGGGCGGGCAGATCCTCGCAGCGCTCATCTTCCTCCCGGTGACGCTGATCCCCGACGAAGACCCGTTCAAGTACGAGTGGGCATGGCGGATACCGTTCTGGCTGAGCGCGGTCGTCGTCGTCGTCACGTTCTACATTCGTCGCACCCTGCAGGAGCCGCCGGCATTCGAAGAAGCGAAGGCCCACGGGGACATCGCGAAGATCCCGCTGTTCGACCTCATGCGATATCACTGGCGGGACGTGCTGCGAGTGATCCTGTGCGCGTTCATCGCCGCGGTCTCCACGGTGTTCGGAAACCTGGCGCTCGCCTACGGCAAGGAGGTCGGACTCGCCGAGAGTCTCACCCTGTGGCTCGTCGTGGTGGCGAACGTCTTCGCTCTCGGAACGCAGCCCCTGTTCGCCACACTCGCCGATCGCATCGGGCGAAAGCCGGTCTTCATCTACGGGGCGATCTCTTCCGCCGTCTTCATGCCGTTCTACATGCTGTCGATGAGCGGGGACAACATGGTCCTCACCTTCGCTCTGGCCGTGCTCACGTTCTCTTGCGGCTACGCGGCTGCGAACGCGGTGTGGCCTTCTTTCTATGGTGAGATGTTCTCTGCCCGGGTCCGGTTCTCCGGGCTGGCGATCGGCACTCAGATCGGTTTCCTGCTCGCCGGATTCGCTCCGTCGATCGTCGCCGGGCTCGGAGGCGTTCAGCAAGGGGGATGGGTCGTCATCTCGATCTTCACCGCAGTGGTGTGCCTCATCGTGACGCTCGCGGCCCTCACCGCCCGTGAGACCAAGGATGTGCCGACCGCCACGCTGGGGATCAAAGTGATCGCCGGCTGATCGTTCCCCCTGTTGCGGTCATACCGTTTCCGCATCATCGCCCGCGACGTCGAGGGCCAGTTTCCCCACATGGTGTTCGCGGAGCGCGCGGTGGGCGTCTTGCACACGAGTGAAGGGGAACCGTTGCGCGACGTGCGGCGTGAACGTGCCGGCGTCGATGAGGGAGTTGAGTCGTTCGAGGGCGGCACGGCTCCGGTCGCCGTCGAAGTGGAGGATCGGCACGGCGGGTGGTGTCGCGGGCAGTGGGTGAACGCCGTGGGGCCAAGCCACGCGTCCTGAGGGGTGCATCGCGCGAAGCGCCTGCTCCAGCACCGATCCGCCGACGGTGACGAACGCCGCATCGATCCCGTTCGGCGCGAAAGCCGCCGCCGCTGCCACGACGTCATGCAAGCGGCCGTCGACGACGGCCGCGGCACCGTGGCTTCGGGACAGAGCGACGCCGTCAGCGCCGGAGGAGACGGCAAGGACCCGGATGCCGCGCTGCTGCGCCAGTTGCACGACCATGTGTCCCATGCCCCCGCTCGCACCGAACACCATCAGCGTCTGGCCGGGCGCGAGATCGAGCAGATCGATTCCGCTCAGGGCGGTCAGGGCATCCCACGCCATCACGCCGGACTCGGCCATCGACAGGCGCTCGGGGACGTGGGCGACGTGCTCCTCGGCGACGACACCGTACTCGGCGTAGAACCCTCCGCGCGGCACGGGCATCGACGCGGCGTAGACGCGATCACCGACCGCGAAGCGTGTGACTGCGCTGCCCACGGCGGCGATCATGCCGGCGGCATCCCAGCCGAGTACGTAGGGGAAGGTCGAGGCGATACCGAACGCATCCTCATATTCCCCCTGGCGCTCCACGGCGTCCCAGGAGGCCACCCCCGCCACGGACACCTTGATCAGGACGTCGGACTCGCCCACGATCGGAACGTCGATCGTCCGAGGGACGAGCTCATCGACGCCGCCGAAGCGATCGAGCACGATGGCCCTCATCCGTGCGGGAACACGGGGGGCGTGAGGGGCGGGCAGAGGCGACGAGCTCATGCGTTCTCCTTCTCGGTGATCTTGGCGCGAGAGCATGGTGTCCGGACGTTCTCCGGGCAGGGTGTTCGCGCTCAGACGGCGGAGCAGGCGTCGCACGTGGCCGGTCCGTCGCATTGAAAAACTTCGATGCATAGACGATCTCGCATGCATCGAAGCTTGTCAATACGTAGGGCACCGTTCCGGGAAACACGTCACGCTCGACCGTTGCCCGGGCCGAGCCCCGACGACGATCGAGCGTGATGCGCAGTCAGCTAGCGGTGCTGCCGAGTCACGCGGGGAGGAACGCGGTAAGGCCGGTACCGATGAAGGTCAGGATGATTCCGACGGCGACGATCACGCCACCGATGAGTGCCAGCGTGTTGAGGATGATTCCCCAGACGGCAAGCGTTCGGCCTGCGGGTTCGCGACGAAGTGAGAAGAACCCTGCGACCAGACCGGCGATCGGTACGAGGAGCGTGATGCCTGCGAAGAACGAGACGATTCCCGTGACGAGGCTCGCCAATCCCAGCATCTTGGAGCGCAGGCCCTCCGCGGGGACTGCGCTACCAGAAGCGTTCGGGACGGTGGATGTTGACATGATCGGTATTTGCTTTCCTGGTTGAGTGTGAGTTGCGCTGCCTGTCGGGTTTCTGGGTGCAGCGCAGGGAACTCAGCAAAGCTAGGTGGCCAGCCTCGCTCCTCGGCGTTGAATGCCTCCGATGCCGTGCTCCTCGCGTGGTTCTCCGTGTCTTCGAGCCGAAACCACGCGCGCCGACGACGTGATCGGCGGTAGTCGACGTGTGAGCCGAGTAGCCGCCGTCTCAGCGACTCGCGGTCGCTGAGACCTTCTCCACTCCGACGAACTTCATCATCTGCTGTCCGTAGAGGCAGGTCTGCAGAGTGAGTTCGCCGTGTATGCCGATGAGGTCGTCCGAGGTCGCGACGCGCTTCGGCAGCATCCGGACATCCACCACGGCATAGGTGACTCCGTCGATGGAGAGCTGCTGACCCACCTCCCACGGGAGGATGACGTCCCCACCGCAGTTGTTGTGGGCAGCCCACGTGGGCACCGTGCCGGGGTTCTCATAGCGGACCATCTCGGTGAAGGTGCCGTCGCACCGGTCCAATTCCCTCTCGTCGCCCGGGACGCCGAGCGTGACGTGCGGGAGCGTTCCGCTCGCCTCGGTCTGAACCATGGCGATCGCGATCTTCGTCTCGCCGTAGACGCGCTCGACCTCGGACGGAGCGAAGATCACGGCGACGAGCACCGCCGCGCCCACAGCCAGGAGCATCCCCGCGAACAGGGTGCGCGTGCGAAGCGCTCGGCGTGACCTCGAGGATCGGGTGAGCGGGCGAGCGGGGGGATGCGGCATGGGTCGTGACTCCGGACGAGAAGGGCAGCTGATCAGTATCGCCACGGAGCGGTCTGCGGGTACCGGTCGCGACAAAGGTCACGTAGCCTCGCGCCCATGATTCAGTGATGACGGCAGCCCGCTCCGTGTTCCGGAGGGCGGAACTCCGCGGTGCGTTCTCTCTGTGCGGAGAGCTAAGACAGGACCTCGACGTGCTGCGCGAGCGCTTTCCGGTTCGACACGTCGAGCTTGCGCATGATGCGATGCATGTGACTCTCGACCGTGCGCACGCTGAGCACGAGGCGCGTGGCGATCTCCTGGTTGGAGAGACCCATCGCGGCGAACCTGCCGACCTCGCGCTCGCGCTCCGTGAGGGTGACGGCCGCGGCCCCGAATCTGGCCGTGTCGAAGGCCCGGTCTCCGTGAGCGGCGCGAATCGCGTGTGCTGCGCTGTCTGCGGCCCGGCGTGTGGCGTCATCGCCCCTCTCGAGCGCCGTGGTGCGCGCGATCTGGCACGCCGAGAGGGCGAGTCCGACCAGCCCCACCTGCTCGAGCTCTTCCACGCACGCGAGCATCGTGACCGGGTCGCCCTCGGCGAGGGCGGAGACGTAGTCGCCGTGCGCCTGAAGCAGGCGGGCGTCCGGGAGTTCGTCGAGCGCGCGACGGGCGACCGCGAGGCGCTCCCCGACGGGGGCGAGCTCGAGCGAGGACAGCATGCCGAGCACTGCGGCGAACCGTGCGCCACGATCCCACAGCGACTGCGACGATGCCCACATATCATCCGCGGCCGCCTGCACCTTTCCATCGAAAGCCAGGAGCTGCGCACGAGGCCAGGCGTGGGTCTGGCCCGGCAGCGGGCCGTCGAGAATGGAGGAGCCGTTGATCTCCTGGGCGATCTTCTCTCCCAGGCTCAGTTGTCCGCGTCGGATCGCCACGACGGACGCGATGGTCAAGAGCGAGAGTTGAACGCCGGGAGGCAGAGGCGAGGGCTCACCGGCGGCGAACACCGTCTCCACGATCTCGTCCACGGCGGCGTAGTCACCCGCGAGGAGCTGCACGAGGATCACCGCGGCGCCGAACGCGCGGAGTGCATCGATGTCGAGATACCCGTGCGCCTCGTCGAACCCTTGCTGGAGGGTCTCGAGCGCGGCACGATGCGATCCGATCCCGAGCAGGGCGAGGCCGTGCAGGACGCGGATCATGTAAGCGTCTCGTGGGCGCTCGACCGTCTCCGTGGCAGTGTGCACCCTGAGCGCGTCGCTGAACCGACCCGTGGAGACGAGCACCAGCATCTGCGTCTCCCACAGCTGCAGCTTCACATCGTCGGGGAGGTCGTCGGTGACCTCGAGGCGTGCGCCGAAGTCGTCCGGGATGCGTGTGAGGTTGGCCTGGAGGCGGACGTCGACGGCGTCGAGCATCCGGGCGTAGGGACCGAGCGTGATCGAAGCCTCGCTCAGACGCCGCTGAGCACCGTCCAGATCGTGGTCGACGTAGGCGGTCCACTCCGCCCGCAGGCTCTCGAAGTCAGCGCGTCCGGCAACGTCTCCGTTGCTCGCGTCGGTGGTGTCGAAGACGTGGCGGACGGTCTCGGTGACGGTCGGGGTGTGCGTGTGCATCAGTGCACGCAGATACCGCACGGCGCTGCTCGCCGAGGGGTTCGCCTCCCATTCGGAAGCCGTCACGATCCTGCGCGCCCGGGCGCGCTCCTGGAGCAAGCGGACGAACAGCGCCTCCTGCGTCCCGAAAGTCGGCTGGCGATTCTCACGTTCGGCGAGGATCGCCGAGGCGGATCCGGCCGTGCCGAGGCGCTCGACGATCAGGGCGGTGAGTCGGGTGCGTCGCGCGGTCAGTGGCTCGTGGCGGAAGAATTCCACGATGAGCGGGGGCACGACGGTCACGAGCTGCCGCGCGCCACTGGAGATGAACGTGATCATGCGACGTTCCTCGAGCA
Above is a window of Microbacterium aurugineum DNA encoding:
- the dnaB gene encoding replicative DNA helicase → MSIADISEERMGSSRGPERTPPHDLLAEQSALGGMLLSKDAVADVIETLKGADFYIPKHELIFEAILSLYSHGEPTDVVAVTDELIKTGELGRAGGADYLHTLTSIVPTAANAGYYAGIVSERAILRRLVDAGTRIVQLGYAGEGDATDLVNNAQAEIYSITGSETAEDYVPLQIAVDAALEEIEAASGRDGSMTGVPTGFKELDELTNGLHGGQMIVVAARPAMGKSTLALDFARAASIGHDLPSVFFSLEMGKSEIAMRLLSAEGAIPLQNMRKGNLDPRDWTTVAATRGRINDAPLYIDDSPNMTLVEIRAKCRRLKQREGLRMVIIDYLQLMTSGKRVESRQQEVSEFSRSLKLIAKELQVPVIALSQLNRGPEQRTDKKPAISDLRESGSIEQDADMVILLHRDSVYDKDVRPGEADLIVAKHRNGPTATITVAFQGHYSRFADMAPGGDFN
- a CDS encoding type II 3-dehydroquinate dehydratase, translating into MSTTNPLASPDRRLLLLNGPNLNQLGLREPELYGTETLDDVARIAAATARALGYDIETVQSNHEGVLIDAIHAARNRVAGIVINPGGLTHSSVSLRDALSAVALPFAEVHVTDLDHREPFRRFSYLHDLAAVRVVGQGVRGYAVAVEELVALL
- a CDS encoding TetR/AcrR family transcriptional regulator produces the protein MSERVVRHRDAERTRAELLAEATAAFAQTGYSGTTVDDIAQRSSTTKRMIYYYFGSKEQLYLAVLENSYREIREAEQRLHVDGLEPVAALRQIAELTYDHHLEHRDFVRLVAVENIHYGRFVTQVDSLRELNAPALELLDDILRRGHERALFRRDIDALDVHLLISSYCVFQIANQHTFEYLFDTDLHSPGRRDHLRQMIGDVVVSWATAPTE
- a CDS encoding bifunctional sugar phosphate isomerase/epimerase/4-hydroxyphenylpyruvate dioxygenase family protein — translated: MRTSIATVCLSGGLVDKLHACAAAGFDGVEIMDADLVAAVESPEEIRALCARLGLTIDLFQPLRDCEGVDDATFADNLRRARAKFEVMRRLGASMVLVCSNVGTATIADPEVAARQLGQLADAAAEYGISIAYEALAWGRFVDDYRDAWNIVERADRANLGVCLDSFHVLSRGHDPAGIEGIDPAKLFFLQLADAPSLDMDVLSWSRHHRLFPGEGQFDLTTFLSHVLRAGYTGPLSLEVFNDTFRQTDVTRTAAHAHRSLRWLYNSTVRANGQLDAQVAPPQPPHAVDFVEISGSDLSSVEQILDQLGFDFGGGHRTKAVRLWRAGEASIVLSEEPRAGEPHIEGIGFTVTDAQAAKRHAVSIGATPRFRRTRAGDAELPTVSAPDGTGIYWSSASTAESWVAEFEGGQTSEIDSLHGVIDHLNVALPWHEFDEAVLFNIGVLALDPGTSADLAGPYGLVRSQVMRTRDGSVRLAMNLAPPTAPLQPRHIAIRVDDVIAAAERARRSGLPSLPIPDNYYDDLHARFGLDDEFLHLLRELNLLYDRDANGSFLHFYTPTVGKVFFEIVERRGAYDGYGAASTPVRLVAQEDRRAG
- a CDS encoding shikimate dehydrogenase — protein: MIRSLGLATEPVHASTGVLMGLVGEGVLPSLTPLLQMEEGRAQGLNLVDRAIDFDASGSSGFGAEKLADVLDWAERLGFSALNITYPCKQAVIPLLDSLDPVAAAVGAVNTVLFTADGRVGLNTDTTGFERAFRAELDDVRRGRVVQLAAGGAGAAVADALMRLGAEELVIVDLDSDRARSLAKSVSERHGRAAVPASPDDLADLLRTVDGIVNCSPIGMHNHPGAPFDLTLLHARHWVADIVYRPLHTELLRAAAAAGCRTMHGGHMAVGQAADTFHLVTGRAPDLPRMHRHFEELIAAP
- a CDS encoding MFS transporter, with amino-acid sequence MGSAVEYYDFFIFGTAAALIFPHIFFPDGDNAALVMSLATFGFAYIARPIGAVILGHLGDRLGRQRILMFTLVLMGISTFVIGCLPTFAQIGWFAPILLVLCRLMQGLSAAGEQAGASSMTLEHAPDDRRSFFTSWTLSGTQGGQILAALIFLPVTLIPDEDPFKYEWAWRIPFWLSAVVVVVTFYIRRTLQEPPAFEEAKAHGDIAKIPLFDLMRYHWRDVLRVILCAFIAAVSTVFGNLALAYGKEVGLAESLTLWLVVVANVFALGTQPLFATLADRIGRKPVFIYGAISSAVFMPFYMLSMSGDNMVLTFALAVLTFSCGYAAANAVWPSFYGEMFSARVRFSGLAIGTQIGFLLAGFAPSIVAGLGGVQQGGWVVISIFTAVVCLIVTLAALTARETKDVPTATLGIKVIAG
- a CDS encoding quinone oxidoreductase family protein, producing MSSSPLPAPHAPRVPARMRAIVLDRFGGVDELVPRTIDVPIVGESDVLIKVSVAGVASWDAVERQGEYEDAFGIASTFPYVLGWDAAGMIAAVGSAVTRFAVGDRVYAASMPVPRGGFYAEYGVVAEEHVAHVPERLSMAESGVMAWDALTALSGIDLLDLAPGQTLMVFGASGGMGHMVVQLAQQRGIRVLAVSSGADGVALSRSHGAAAVVDGRLHDVVAAAAAFAPNGIDAAFVTVGGSVLEQALRAMHPSGRVAWPHGVHPLPATPPAVPILHFDGDRSRAALERLNSLIDAGTFTPHVAQRFPFTRVQDAHRALREHHVGKLALDVAGDDAETV